The following proteins are encoded in a genomic region of Pyxicephalus adspersus chromosome 9, UCB_Pads_2.0, whole genome shotgun sequence:
- the NPAS4 gene encoding neuronal PAS domain-containing protein 4, translated as MYRSTKGASKARRDQINAEIRNLKDLLPISEGDKVRLSYLHIMSLACIYTRKSVFFSRGQQMHELEGLLSNQDLQDFVHNLPGFLLTYTSEGKLIYVSENVTDHLGHSMVDLVAQGDSIYDIIDPSDHFVMRNQLALPSSLDSERMFRCRFNTSKTARRQSAGNKLVLIRGRFQQSPPGTYWSSNPVFTAFCIPLDPKPRITNNYFLMEFFESRHAKNLSVLDVSESSELHLGYEKNDIICKSWYNLIHPEDLTQLSTQHYKLLNDTSECRAEMVLRLQKKDLQWIWVYSLMLLENTEAPITSYNYIISEAEAWCLKQQLTTEESPLSFSLSGPSSYQDTLLSPADLSSPDQVFTPLANTPTSISQSFEFSEPVPVSPEDPILSQNSAPIMEDSVATESQVENQSIFSLYQSTPYDQRFRREQVGTAPPKDFTCTPPYTPHQNCSFLFGVPESVPQTSSEQDLTTVNPEVYYSYCSSLYEKLPPTPDSPGDGGDCTVMTVPEIPGPLFVDLPMLPEGLVTPETSPINQVIFRYSEQEKNEIDLLVKQIGSLANVFNNVANKDLPCSESMILGGHGLACRSVSLPASLPEAESAPNFPRSWKSIDLSLFLTCQEQPLSTANHQVCSLFKDFPDSPPFAPMGSPCSPLEEDEIRGDLSVSPSMITNATTDLSPEECNFLEELMSYKTDLEAGASEIQCDRFNDELYQLQLQLQDGFQQDGSGKPSF; from the exons ATGTATCGGTCTACCAAAGGAGCTTCAAAAGCCAGAAGGGACCAGATTAATGCAGAGATTCGAAACTTAAAAGATCTTCTTCCAATTTCCGAAGGAGACAAAGTGCGACTATCTTATCTTCACATCATGTCACTTGCCTGCATATACACCAGGAAATCTGTTTTCTTCTCAAGAG GTCAACAGATGCACGAGTTAGAAGGACTTCTATCCAACCAAGACCTTCAAGATTTTGTCCACAACCTTCCTGGATTTTTACTAACCTATACAAGTGAAGGAAAACTGATATATGTGTCAGAAAACGTGACTGATCATCTAGGACATTCAATG GTTGATCTGGTTGCTCAAGGAGACAGCATATATGACATAATTGACCCTTCAGATCATTTTGTTATGAGAAATCAACTGGCTCTCCCATCATCTCTTGATAGTG agagaatgTTCAGGTGTAGATTCAATACCTCAAAGACAGCCAGGAGGCAGAGTGCAGGTAACAAGCTGGTCCTGATACGAGGAAGGTTTCAGCAGTCGCCACCTGGCACCTACTGGTCATCAAACCCTGtcttcacagccttctgcattcCCCTTGACCCAAAGCCAAGAATAACAAATAACTATTTCTTAATGGAATTCTTTGAGAGTCGTCATGCCAAGAATCTTTCAGTGCTGGATGTTTCAGAgag TTCAGAGCTGCATTTAGGCTATGAGAAAAATGATATAATCTGCAAGTCGTGGTACAACTTAATCCACCCTGAAGACCTCACCCAGCTCTCTACACAACATTACAAGCTAT tgAATGACACAAGTGAATGCAGAGCAGAGATGGTATTACGCCTGCAGAAAAAAGATCTTCAGTGGATATGGGTGTATTCTCTTATGCTTCTTGAAAACACTGAGGCTCCAATTACAtcttataattatattataag TGAGGCAGAAGCCTGGTGCCTGAAACAACAGTTAACTACAGAGGAGTCTCCACTTTCCTTCTCACTGAGTGGTCCTTCATCATATCAAGATACCCTTCTCTCCCCAGCAGATCTTTCCAGCCCTGATCAAGTGTTCACTCCTCTTGCAAACACACCCACAAGTATTAGTCAATCCTTTGAGTTTTCAGAGCCTGTTCCAGTCAGCCCAGAAGATCCAATCTTGTCCCAGAATTCAGCACCAATTATGGAAGACTCTGTTGCTACTGAGAGTCAAGTAGAAAATCAATCGATCTTTAGCCTTTACCAATCAACACCATATGATCAACGCTTTAGAAGAGAACAAGTTGGAACAGCACCTCCCAAAGATTTCACCTGTACCCCTCCATATACTCCCCACCAGAACTGTAGTTTCCTTTTTGGGGTTCCAGAAAGTGTCCCCCAGACATCTTCTGAACAGGACCTAACTACTGTAAATCCAGAAGTGTACTATTCCTACTGCAGCTCCCTCTATGAGAAGCTGCCCCCAACTCCTGATAGTCCTGGGGATGGTGGAGACTGCACAGTAATGACAGTACCAGAAATCCCTGGCCCTCTCTTTGTGGATCTGCCAATGCTTCCTGAGGGGTTAGTGACACCTGAAACCTCACCAATTAATCAAGTAATTTTCAGGTACTCAGAACAGGAGAAGAATGAGATAGACCTGTTGGTAAAACAAATTGGCTCGTTAGCCAATGTGTTTAACAATGTGGCTAATAAAGATCTCCCATGCTCTGAGAGCATGATTTTGGGTGGCCATGGACTGGCATGCCGAAGTGTTTCTCTCCCAGCCAGTCTTCCAGAAGCAGAATCTGCTCCTAATTTTCCTCGATCCTGGAAGAGCATTGACCTTTCTCTTTTCTTGACATGTCAGGAGCAACCTCTCTCTACTGCTAATCATCAAGTTTGCAGCCTTTTCAAAGACTTCCCTGACTCTCCACCTTTTGCACCCATGGGGTCTCCTTGCAGCCCCTTGGAAGAGGATGAAATACGAGGGGACCTCTCCGTATCTCCATCCATGATTACGAATGCGACAACTGATCTGTCGCCAGAAGAATGTAACTTCTTAGAGGAACTGATGTCCTACAAAACAGACCTTGAGGCAGGTGCCTCAGAGATTCAATGTGACCGGTTTAATGATGAGTTGTATCAACTCCAGCTTCAGCTACAAGACGGCTTCCAGCAAG ATGGAAGTGGAAAACCTTCGTTTTGA